Within the Medicago truncatula cultivar Jemalong A17 chromosome 4, MtrunA17r5.0-ANR, whole genome shotgun sequence genome, the region CACTTTACAAATTGATTTTGTAGGGTTGAGTTAGAGCCAATCCAAATTTTAAGACAGCTTTTAAACAtgttataagctatttttataagttcTGTCATGTTCCAAACACTTCGACAGGGGCATGTGTCATCAGGTAAATTCAAAAAAGTTGTTAGTAAGATCTTCCAAACACTCCCTTAATACTATTTATATGTGGCTTATTTATTAATGCAAGTAGATGAGTAAAATATTGACAGGGACTTGGGTATTTTGGGAGGCCTAAGTGTCATATCTGGTAGTATGAGATGCTTGGACCTTGGTTTAGTATTTAAGTGGCTTGGTTCTTCCTTCTTGACAGCTAGCTTTTAGGCAGAGATTTCTCCAAATACAGAAGTCAATATCAGAGTGTGAAGAAAAGGTGAATTGCTTGACCTCCAAACAGAGAATCTTAATCTTTGGAGGCTCCTTCAAATAACGAAGTGTCAAGTTCACAAGGTGATTAAAGAGTGAGTAAACATCTGATGCCCCTCCattttttggattaaatatTAGGATATTTGTGGCTGTTTGTTTACCTCCATATTTACATCGATAGCAATATTTTGGTGCTGTTGAAATCGTATGATTTTCATGGTGTATTCAATGTTATGCAAAAAATATCTCGTGGATTcttcataaatataaattatcaaaaaaaagaaaagaatgggCAGAGTAGCAGCAGGAACAGATGCGGAGACTTGAAGAAAGTGTGTGTGATGATAGATGATGACACGGTTGATTGGCTAAATCTTCCTCGAGACTTATGGTTAGttattatatccaaaaaaaaatttcgaTTCCGTAGTGCCTGTGCTTTATGGCGCTCTATTCTTTCCCCTCCTTTTCATAGACTTCATATTCAAGCTGCTAAGTTTTTGCTACTCACCGAAACCAAAATATTTCGCACACAACCATTGTTGCCAACTTCGAAATCTAGCAAACTTCGTCACTTAGATATTTTGACTAACAATCACATCTCACACACATTCCCATCTAATGTGTTAGATTTCATGAACTTACGAGTTAAGGAAATGTTTCAAGCACATACTCTCAGTTTTTCTAGATATGGGCGTGGTTTAATTGCATTTGAGCCCCTTAATGGTGTTTATAAAGTAGTGTTGTTTTCTGTCGAGGGTCTCGGTCAAATGGCCTTTGCCTTTcatgaagatggaaaattctGTGTTTCCAATATTGGATATAACAATTCGATTTTAGAGGATGATGAGAATAGAATCTATAATGATATAATCCTTTATATGGGGAAGATTTATGTTATCGATAAGAGTGGAATTATTTTCTGGATCAATTGTTCATCCATTAAGTTGGTTCGGTCTTCACCCTCCTTAAATAATGATGGTAGCAAGAAGCGTTTGGTGGAGGCGCGTGGAAGTCTTTTTGTGGTTGAAATGTATTTCAGAAGAACTGCTATGAATACATGCAAATTAGTCATGGATATCAGTGTTttgaagattgatgaagaaTCAAGTAGATGGCTTCGTGTAACATACTTGGGTGATGTTCTGTTTGTTTTGGGCTCTCAAGCCCCGATACtttaaaatggatgacgtatcgTATCTCCTGCGTATCCTTGCACGATACCTGtctgatacttcccgatacgtatcaggagagtatccgatacttcccgatacgtatcaggagagtatccgaTAATTATCTTGCACTGATACCTGCCTCAATACTTCCcaattaatgttaactaaaataacttaactcttgagtattatgcttcttttttggatcgatatagtataacactaacaatgtttcttttggatatagtatagcacttATGATGCTCTTTTTGTGATATATTGTGAAagtaattgactaatcatcacccacttaatcgtcaatattatttatatttatgttgatgtggtACGAGTTtatgatttgtttcttttgtttgttaatatatttgcatattaaaaaaatggttataattatattgtacatttaattatataattttttttattaatgtatcccagccgtatcgtatcttgatttttgaaattttcccgTGTCggcgtatcggtgcagtatcgtatctgTATCGTATCTTGTATCCAGGCTTCACAGGTTTTGGGTAAAGACTTGAACTTTTCATTGTCTGTTAATGATtaggcttaatgatgtgtttcgtccttgcaatcctggcaatttacccttgcattatttaatcatttaaaatttcgtcctttgaccaacttaatcactgccacatcatcaaattagcaaaatggcatgagaatggacaaaaataccctcgtcatccattcgtgaaatgacatttttacccctgtcttcatcttcttctcataataaaaATGAGGGTattttgtccattcccatgccattttgctaatttgatgacttggGAGTGATTAAGTTgatcaaaggacgaaattttaaatgattaaacaatacaaggataaattgccaggattagcgattacaaagactaatttttaaattacgtctaattgcaaggacgaaacacatcattaagcctaATGATTATTATggatttgaaaaaaattgcatctACTTCGATCTTCTAGTCGTTACGGCTTGAATGATCCAGGATTTAAGTATGTTGAAGACATTTTTCGGCTTTGTCCAACTATGTTGAATTCTAACCATGTATCAGATCCAATAAACATCAAGTGTGCTGCAGATCATGAGCCCTAGTGAGTAAGGTGAATATGACCAACTCTGCATCCTCTGGCATCCGTTCTTAGTCAGTTGTGATCTATCCTTGGACTGCAAGTATTTTATGTATTTTACAATGGTGTATCGAATGATTTATGTCTTGCAGGAAACccactttattttcttgtattgTGTTGTGACTTACATTGTTCTTTTTCTGAATATGGTTTTGTGATTTCCACTACTTTTGTCCACATTGACTGATTAATGGAATATGATTTTGACTCCATGATAGCATAACCAAGAATTGGGATTAGATCGTTGTAAgctcaattaattttattttattttatgggttTCTTCTTGTAAGCTCTACTTTGTTGCTTTGTTATGGTTGGTTTCTTTTGAAAGTGACACGAGTAGGCTCACCTACTCAGTCAGCCACATACTTCTTAGAAATGAATTTGATCACGGTATGAAAATCTCCCGATGGGTCAATGTTAAATGTCACCCAGAACTTCATGTAATTGTAGCAGTTTTAAGATTAACGAATAAAACAACATAAGCCAACAACATCTCTTTGAAAGTATTCCCTCTAAAAACTGTAAAATATAGTCAAACAGTTTTGTAATTGTATGTAACCCTTAAAAACAGATTCGGATTTTTTTCGCAAAAGAATGAATTAGTGGTACAAAGCTGCATGTGCATGAATGGATAAAAATGATCGTATCTTGAATATAAATCGGGGTTGCTTCTGTACTGTAGAGTTTGTTTCTTTGCATATGTTACATATTCAACACTCTTGtgcaaaatatcatttctcagaACCAACTAAAATAATCTAcacctattaataaaggcaatacaTTTTGTTTGGTGtagcttattttttttttcctaaatataCCCCCTCTATTTCAGTTTTTTACCCGTAACTTCTCATGACTCACTAACTGATTTATAGCCGTTTCTATATCCAATTACCATTAAGCGGTTCTATTGGTTTTTCAACacacaaaaaatgaagaaataggAGCAGGGACGTTCCAACTTATAATTGCAATAGAAATTTCATCCAGAGATCTATATTTCTTATCTCTTTTATCatacactttttattttttatttcaatctcAGTTTGAGAGGATAATTTAGTTGGTGattttattgatcaatttttagtttctaTAGTACCCTTTATTAACTTTTTCTACAAATTTCCCCTACATTGATTTATAATTGTATTAATATTTTGGGCTATGTCACACTCCTCAGCAACCAACGAAATGCCCTTTCATTATGTGTAATGAGATAGGCATCTTTACATCAAGGATACTAGGGGAAGATATTGGCATGTGATGGTGTTGATTTGGACAAAGGAATTAACTGTATGGAGTAAAGAATTTTGTAGGTTCTTGAATCTAATTTTATGGTTTGGTTATTTTATTATCTCATTACTTTCCCCTAATATTTTTTTCCGCGAATTGGTGTTTTCctaaaattgaaagaatatttaAATTTCCCAAATTTTTGTGCACATAAATTGAAGACCACGTCCATTCACAACGTATATCAGGGATAAACAATTCATGGAGTCGATTTCTTCTTACTTGCGGCCAAATGATCATCAACTCCAGATGTAATTAACCGTGGAAATACCTCATTATAGAGTATGAAGGATTAACTTACTAATTAacgttacaaaaaaaaaaaaaaaaaaaaacttactaatTTTATGATCATTTTATGTTCTACTCATTTTTTTCCTGTTTTCTTCATTTGTGTTATAGGTGGGTCCTTATCtttattcatcattttttgttcCAGGAAGAACTGAACAAGCATGGGATACAGAAATCATAAGGAAAATTAAGGTATTATTTGTTTCTATTTCTATGCATATTATCTGTTTCTAATTCCCATATGATTTTTTCCAACATATGGAGACAACGTTGGTTTGGTGTAGCCTTCCATTTATTTCAAATATACCCCTACTATTTCGGTTTTTTTCATATGTAATTTCTGATAACTCAAAGTAACTGATCTATGGCAGTTTTTCTATCTATATTTGCTAAATGCTAATGAGAATTGAGGAATGAGCGATTCTATTGTTCCATATTACAATTGAAGAGACATTTCATCTATATTTAGCTAGGGAAACATGACAGGGTTTCAccaaatatcaatatttattatCTCTTTTATCATCCATTGATTTCAGAACAAAGAGAAAGATACATACTTTCATCTtacatttcttatttttaatttcaatttcagtATGAATGGATGATTTAGTTGGTGATTTTAttggtcattttttattttaattatattcttcattgatcttttcttcaatttttcctAACATTGATTTATTGTAttcattttgcatttttttttaattcctatatttctttttttaaaagttcAGTGTGTAGTAGTCTATGGCTTTGTTCTCAATTTGGCAATCCAAAAGCACAATGATAAGTGGAAGGTATCGTGAGGAAGAATTCCCTGACTTTAATAACTACAAGTTTCCATTACATCTTTGCAAGtttgattttgtatattttattttga harbors:
- the LOC11445530 gene encoding probable F-box protein At1g44080, with translation MFQAHTLSFSRYGRGLIAFEPLNGVYKVVLFSVEGLGQMAFAFHEDGKFCVSNIGYNNSILEDDENRIYNDIILYMGKIYVIDKSGIIFWINCSSIKLVRSSPSLNNDGSKKRLVEARGSLFVVEMYFRRTAMNTCKLVMDISVLKIDEESSRWLRVTYLGDVLFVLGSQAPIL